The Oxyura jamaicensis isolate SHBP4307 breed ruddy duck chromosome 28 unlocalized genomic scaffold, BPBGC_Ojam_1.0 oxy28_random_OJ72916, whole genome shotgun sequence genomic sequence GGGGGGGGGACTCACAGGTCGCTGGCGATGGAGGAGTTGCGGGACATGGCCTTGGGGGACAGGTCGTAGTCGCTGTCGGAGCGGTAGAGGAAGGACTCGCGGCGCTGGCCGTGGCTGAAggtgccctgcagcaccagccccgcGCCCGGGCTGGCCTGGGGGTCCAGCGCGCCCCTGCCCGGGAGGCCATTCTCCAGGTCGAAGCTgcgaggggacaggggacagggctggcaCAGGGCGGGTGGCCTCGGCGGTGTCCCGGGGACCTCatctgggaggtgctggggacaccGCTGCCGTCCCCGTTCACAGCCCCAGCAAAGCTGGGATGTCACCTTCGGCCACAGGGACACCAAGGGACACCCTGCGGAGAGCAGCGACCCCCCCAAAGCCACGGCAAACAGCAGGGCACGTCCCCAGCGGTGCCACCAGCCGAGAACAATGGTTgtgtccgtcccccccccccccagctgcagaCAATGGGAGCTTTGGGACATGGCACCGGGCTTGCCAGGCTCGCTGTCCCCCATCCCAGCTCGGTGGTGACACCGGTCACCGCTCAGCCTGGTGCCTTTGCCCTAAAGCTGAGAGAGGACACAGCTCGGTGCTCGTGGAGACACGGGGTGGCCCGGCGGGGTCCAGGTGGGTTGTCCCTTGTCACCGGGCTGGGACAGGAGCCCCAGCTCTCACCAcggtgctgctggctccagaGAGCCCAGGGAGGGCCGGCTCCCGCCCATCactccccgtgtccccagcgcCGCGATCCCCAAGCGCCGCGAGTCCTCGAAAGCCTCCGCCAGCCTCTGCTCGGGGAGCCACGTCCCATGGGGGACAGCGTCCCGGACGGGCACCGAGCCAGGGGACATCGAAGGACAGAAACCACCAAGGAAGCCAAGCTCTGGTCCTTGGGGACGCGCTGGTGGTGGCCTGGTGCCATCCCAGGCAGAGCCACCCCGCAGCCGTGCGGACCCCGGGCTCGCAGGGGGGGGACGGGAGACGTGGGGACAGAGACGGTGGCCCTGCGGtgtccccacagcagctgccacccCGCTGGCCCCGGGGGTCATGG encodes the following:
- the LOC118158502 gene encoding cAMP-specific 3',5'-cyclic phosphodiesterase 4C-like isoform X3 encodes the protein MQPGSRCPARRHSCIGFDLENGLPGRGALDPQASPGAGLVLQGTFSHGQRRESFLYRSDSDYDLSPKAMSRNSSIASDL